One stretch of Acropora muricata isolate sample 2 chromosome 12, ASM3666990v1, whole genome shotgun sequence DNA includes these proteins:
- the LOC136893438 gene encoding uncharacterized protein produces the protein MLGSCPPPKKSKIERNKQTNAKRDPGKRNPHFCLTVEVKAGDEKRLEDLRSRLNHAKSLLGIDRKTSSTQNADLLEALLSYFELVKPSAATQSWPGSLPPMTESPAEGEQQRRRPQKRQIYVDAKVDDPCFVCTGESLRSLAKYFSENQNCEFCGAYYRWSGVRFSKQGHVCRLEVPCVCSDLVVWLSSGVLGHPAKYFANVRMAHAFTCTGLTESQYHNFAEAANIGSVMEKTIHTIYKENGFGYMAIVRELSVNSMGDARREVQGTVNYILNCDCVITDARHDSSRAAMHSIVSAISMRLEYCIHISALLLPMLQYHLLSSRIVSTL, from the exons ATGTTGGGGTCTTGTCCACCACCGAAGAAAAGCAAAATcgagagaaacaaacaaacaaacgccAAGAGAGATCCAGGGAAGCGAAATCCCCATTTCTGTCTGACTGTCGAAGTAAAAGCGGGAGACGAGAAACGATTGGAAGATCTTCGCAGTCGACTAAATCATGCGAAATCGCTGCTTGGAATTGATCGGAAAACCTCGTCTACTCAAAATGCCGATCTCCTAGAAGCTTTATTATCGTATTTTGAGCTAGTGAAACCCTCTGCTGCTACTCAATCATGGCCCGGTTCTTTGCCACCCATGACTGAGAGTCCGGCAGAAGGAGAGCAACAACGACGACGGCCACAAAAGAGACAGATTTATGTTGATGCTAAAGTGGATGACCCGTGTTTCGTTTGCACTGGCGAATCCTTGAGGTCTTTGGCCAAGTACTTCTCGGAGAATCAAAACTGCGAATTTTGTGGAGCATACTATAGATGGTCTGGAGTGAGATTTTCAAAACAGGGTCATGTGTGTCGGTTGGAGGTGCCTTGTGTCTGCAGTGATTTGGTTGTGTGGCTTAGTTCAGGAGTGCTTGGACATCCTGCCAAGTACTTTGCAAATGTTAG aatggctCATGCATTCACCTGTACCGGTTTAACAGAGAGTCAGTACCACAATTTTGCCGAAGCAGCAAACATTGGTTCAGTCATGGAGAAGACAATACACACAA TATACAAAGAGAATGGTTTTGGCTACATGGCAATTGTGAGGGAGCTGTCTGTGAATTCAATGGGAGATGCAAGAAGGGAAGTTCAAGGGACTGTAAATTATATCCTGAATTGTGAT TGTGTCATCACTGATGCAAGACATGACTCCAGTAGAGCTGCAATGCATTCAATAGTCTCGGCCATTTCTATGAGGTTAGAATATTGCATTCACATATCTGCGTTACTGCTACCAATGTTACAGTACCATTTACTCAGTTCTCGTATTGTGTCCACACTATAA
- the LOC136892674 gene encoding LOW QUALITY PROTEIN: uncharacterized protein (The sequence of the model RefSeq protein was modified relative to this genomic sequence to represent the inferred CDS: deleted 1 base in 1 codon; substituted 1 base at 1 genomic stop codon): MAGRPAILEITHKTLETRTLSENPSTSSTSLASSSSPEEILEPPAKSPRLQVSAGLKDLPSEILVQIFQYLTIQDCLRGVGRVCRRFQGLIEYAGEVWRTLEADVELSTEAFQNPRDDNCGEANPVSDVPYDVSHVVKSAEKLSDADKVQFVENCWRPTPSCSNLDTQYRKSGNLNKHIKFQIKWLDQRKWLAYSACPDHIGAWCITCCLFLGDNEKASLGSFVKTPFRTYNKSKEKFDGHETKEYHKKAVERSYVVRAQPTRPIVTSLQGRLIDVYFGYKKIEDVTNHYSGIRADIDAWFARMYTKVLSLAELVQSTEERLRACNIQQNRDNTPAETVPNYWKRSVAIPLDTVCAGLQSRFSEEKRAHFELCALIPAVLTVKTSEEISDLGKVLXAKWEHLLPVSSALESELFRWKGYCQQKALGDVSVTGLLSSHAENLFFPNIRELLKILAVLLIGSTEAETSFSCVRRIHTWLRSRMTIDRLSDLAVIAMHCHSSHIDQDKVYNKYMAIHPRCMMSASLVHD; encoded by the exons atggcgggtcgacccgccatcttggaaattaCCCAcaagaccctggaaacgag AACTCTTAGCGAAAATCCTTCGACATCGTCCACATCGTTGGCATCGTCCAGTTCCCCAGAAGAAATCCTTGAACCTCCCGCCAAATCTCCACGATTACAAGTAA GTGCTGGTTTGAAAGACCTTCCCTCTGAAATTTTAGTCCagatatttcaatatttaaccATACAAGACTGTCTAAGAGGTGTAGGACGTGTATGTCGGCGTTTTCAAGGGCTAATAGAATACGCAGGAGAAGTGTGGAGAACACTTGAAGCAGATGTAGAATTAAGTACCGAAGCCTTTCAGA ACCCTCGTGACGATAATTGTGGTGAAGCAAATCCTGTATCCGATGTTCCGTATGATGTAAGTCATGTTGTAAAGTCAGCAGAAAAGTTAAGTGACGCTGATAAAGTACAGTTTGTAGAAAACTGTTGGCGACCAACTCCTTCTTGTAGCAATCTCGACACCCAATATAGGAAATCAGGGAATCTGAATAAGCACATTAAGTTTCAAATTAAATGGCTGGATCAGCGGAAGTGGCTGGCGTACAGTGCTTGCCCCGATCACATTGGAGCATGGTGTATCACCTGTTGTTTATTTTTAGGCGACAATGAAAAAGCATCCCTTGGGTCATTTGTCAAAACTCCCTTTCGGACCTATAACAAATCCAAAGAGAAATTTGATGGTCACGAAACAAAGGAGTATCACAAGAAAGCCGTTGAACGCTCCTATGTTGTTCGAGCCCAA CCCACGAGGCCAATAGTCACATCCCTACAAGGTCGTCTCATTGACGTCTACTTTGGTTACAAGAAGATCGAAGATGTCACCAACCACTACAGCGGCATTCGTGCTGATATCGATGCCTGGTTTGCAAGAATGTACACGAAGGTCTTAAGTCTTGCTGAGCTGGTCCAATCTACGGAAGAGCGTCTGCGCGCGTGTAACATACAGCAAAACCGGGACAACACCCCAGCAGAGACAGTGCCAAATTACTGGAAACGGTCCGTAGCAATACCACTTGACACAGTCTGTGCAGGGCTACAATCCCGCTTTAGCGAAGAGAAGCGAGCACACTTCGAGCTTTGCGCACTAATCCCTGCAGTTCTCACTGTCAAGACATCCGAGGAAATATCAGATTTAGGAAAAGTACTTTAAGCAAAGTGGGAACACTTGCTC CCCGTCTCGTCCGCCCTTGAAAGCGAACTATTTCGATGGAAAGGCTACTGCCAGCAGAAGGCACTGGGCGACGTGTCTGTGACCGGCCTTCTATCAAGCCATgcagaaaatttgttttttcccAACATAAGAGAGCTACTGAAGATTCTAGCTGTATTACTGATAGGCAGCACAGAGGCGGAGACGTCATTCTCTTGTGTGAGAAGAATCCACACGTGGTTAAGGAGCAGGATGACCATCGACAGGCTGTCGGATCTAGCCGTGATTGCCATGCATTGCCACAGTAGCCATATCGATCAGGACAAAGTATACAACAAGTACATGGCAATCCACCCAAGGTGCATGATGTCAGCTTCTCTGGTCCATGATTGA